GTAGAGAGGGGCGATCTCTTTGACCATGCGTGTGGAGAGGGTGCGGCGTTTCCTGTTGAGCTCCACCAGCCTGGAGACATGCTTCTCGAAACCTGGATTGTCCAGCAGCACCTCCACCGCCACGTCAGCCAGATGCATCCTGCCTGCCGCGTTGATCGAAGGCCCCAGCCGCATGGCGATATCCCGCTCCGTCATCCGCTTCGGGTCGATATACAGGGCTTTCATCAACAGGCCGAGACCGTTACGTCGGGGGGAACGCAGTCTCTCCAGTCCATCAGCGACCAGCGCACGGTTCAGCGGACCCAGCTCCATGCAGTCCGCCACCGTGGCCAGGGCGACCAGGTCCGTCTGTTCCTTCAACCAGGAACGCGGGACCACGGCATGCTGATACGCCCAGACCCAGAGAACCGCCGCAGCGCAGAGCCGGCGGGCCTCCAGCCGGGATTCCCGGACGAAGGGATTCACAATCTGCACACCCCGGGGGATCTCGCCCTCTCCGGGACGATGGTGGTCGAAGACCAGCACGGGGATCCCCGCTGCAGCCGCCACCTCCAGGGCCTGTTCGTCCCGCGTGCCGCAGTCGACGGCAAGCACCAGATCACATCCGCGCGAGACGATCTGCTTCATCACCCCGCTGTGCAGTCCGTAGCCGTCCCTGTTGCGATGGGGGATGAAGTACCGCACCGTTGCTCCGAGGCGCATACAGATCCGCACCGCCAACGCCGTGGCGGACACGCCGTCGGCATCGTAGTCACCGTAGACCACCACCTGTCGACCCGGACCCGCCCGGTTGGCGAGAAGCACGCTCTCGTCGCCGTCTCCAAGTCCCTGCAGGGAGGACACGGCCTCTTCCAGTGGAGGGGTGAAGAGATCCCGTTGCTCCGGCGCCCCGTCGCGACAGAGACGTGCTGCGGCCGCCACCAGAGGCGTCGTCCCCAGTTCCTCCGCGTCGCGCTCCGCCGTGCTGTCGATGGTCCTGTATGTGATCTCCCCGGCTTTCCAAAAGGCAAGCATGCGATCGGTCAGAAGCCGGTCAGCTGGATTCGCCCCGGCCCGGCTCTCCATCCTTCATGGTGCGTTCCAGCTGGTCCACCCGCTCCTGAAGCTGCTGGAATCGATCCTGCGGAACCAGGGGAAGGAGCGCCAGCACCCTGGAGAGCTCACTCCTGGCGCCTTCGAGAAGGACCTCCCGCCGCTCCCGCAACGTGGAGGCCATACCGTCGGTGATCCCCTGGACATCCTCGCGTGTCAGCCGTCCCTCCTCCACGAGGGGCTCGAGGTTTTTCCTGCAGGCTTCGACAGCCGATGACTGCACTCCGATGCCTTCCATGATCAGCTGCAAGATGGATTCCATACCGTTACCCCCTTTCTGTCGTACCACAGTATACCAACCTACGAAAAATGGGGACGATGGACCCCACCATCATCCCCATTGACAGGACAGAAGATCCTAACGCTCGGGGCTACGCTCGTACCACGCGCAGAGCACCCCTCCGGAGATGTAGATGGAGCTGTAGGTCCCCACCACGATACCCACCAGCAGCGCAAAGGAGAAGTTTGCGATCACCGGGCCGCCCCAGATAAAGAAGGCGAGCACGGGAAGGAAGGTGGTCAGCGAGGTGTTGATGGTCCGGGAGAGCATCTGGTTGATGGAGGTGTTGAGAAGCGGCGCGATGCCCCAGTTGCGCAGGAAGCGCCAGTTTTCCCGCACCCTGTCGAGAACGACGATGGTGTCGTTCAGTGAATAGCCGACAATGGTCAGGATCGCCGCAATGAAGGGAAGCGAGATCTCCCGCCAGGTGAGGCTGAACACACCCAGGGTGATGATGGTATCGTGCAGCAGCGCCAACACGCTGGATACGGCGAAACGGAAGCGGAACCGCACCGTAATATAGGCCAGTATCCCGATCAGGGCGATGGCGACGGCCAGAAGCGCCTCGTTGCGCAGCTGCTCCCCCACCACGGGACCCACCTTTTCCAGACGGAGGACATCCACATCGGGATGCTGTGTGCGGATCGCGGCAAGCGTCTGCTCGCGCACCTCCCCCTGGTGGCTCTGAAGGCGGATCAGGATCCCCCTGTCGCTATAGGCCTGA
This genomic stretch from Synergistales bacterium harbors:
- a CDS encoding DHH family phosphoesterase gives rise to the protein MESRAGANPADRLLTDRMLAFWKAGEITYRTIDSTAERDAEELGTTPLVAAAARLCRDGAPEQRDLFTPPLEEAVSSLQGLGDGDESVLLANRAGPGRQVVVYGDYDADGVSATALAVRICMRLGATVRYFIPHRNRDGYGLHSGVMKQIVSRGCDLVLAVDCGTRDEQALEVAAAAGIPVLVFDHHRPGEGEIPRGVQIVNPFVRESRLEARRLCAAAVLWVWAYQHAVVPRSWLKEQTDLVALATVADCMELGPLNRALVADGLERLRSPRRNGLGLLMKALYIDPKRMTERDIAMRLGPSINAAGRMHLADVAVEVLLDNPGFEKHVSRLVELNRKRRTLSTRMVKEIAPLYEAGRKVLKEDAWPAGLLSGIAGRICGTYNQPVALATEMGPLIRGSLRVPPGGNALDVLEPLDPQLEAWGGHHAAAGFSVLPEHWEEVAERLEAELGAIVPEERGVEVLAVPPGEIQFEEVADLERLGPFGMGNSPPRFYVDACGTPELRTLGKGERHAAVRCGAAELLAFNGKKALEGIADIRGWVYRPRLSAFRGSVERQFVLEGVVVP
- the secF gene encoding protein translocase subunit SecF; amino-acid sequence: MFARNWNIDFMKGRKVSALVSIVLIVASLGLLVTRGLNLGIDFQGGILMQLEFPSRVSVDEMRTLLGDVGQEGAQIQAYSDRGILIRLQSHQGEVREQTLAAIRTQHPDVDVLRLEKVGPVVGEQLRNEALLAVAIALIGILAYITVRFRFRFAVSSVLALLHDTIITLGVFSLTWREISLPFIAAILTIVGYSLNDTIVVLDRVRENWRFLRNWGIAPLLNTSINQMLSRTINTSLTTFLPVLAFFIWGGPVIANFSFALLVGIVVGTYSSIYISGGVLCAWYERSPER